A stretch of Candidatus Thermokryptus mobilis DNA encodes these proteins:
- a CDS encoding TonB-dependent receptor translates to MNWLKFLLLLLLIQSQLLTQQEKGKIIGRIVDAKTGEGLPAVNILVKGTYYGAASDFDGRFEIKNVNPGTYTIEISIIGYKKVTITGVKVKPGEVTDLKTIKMEETVLTLEQEVVVIGERPLFNIEETQSRRTLTAEDIQIAPVQNVKDIVTLQVGVVYSDEGVHIRGGRSYESSYLVDGVSVQDPLAGTGFGLQLSPDVIEEIEVITGGFNAEYGQATSGVIRVRTKEGSERFQGKFSYKFDHFGLNNNSPSNFNTDIFEFNLSGPFPLKKILPLSGTLTFLLNGSARYSDGYTYGRTGKRPGRLYSSLFSEMLGKNYTSRLSPRAENTYMGLFKLTWKPSPTFKLNYSFSLSASVNQNTRSLQITLEYVEPGPGYQYNFQNILQNANVYSHINLNQQIGITHTLSEKTFYELNFSRYFTRLRSDANGLDWRKYKEPRDVPQLPPYYYNTESDTIRLIPGDGFYDTGNPSTWHDHSAVEYTIKGDLTHFFSERNKFKTGFEMTFQRLRFVDIYQPWVPPMGFNNDMYEVSPAFGAFYAQDNITFSGMILNFGLRFDYWFPGKFVDDAVKNPEVVTISDEARERYFRETYSFFGRRWKGRLSPRLGISHPISDNQTLFFSYGHFSKRPRPQFVYAKLNPVTAKSTFQKFGNPNLNPETTVAYELGLRNQLSENDVLTITAYYKDIFDYVTTKQARITVAGQLGRSYITYVNLDYARSRGLEIEYKKRIGRWLRATLSASYSITTGKSSSPDEGVLAIRGEIYESIKETYLVWDRPIQASAILNFFAQKGKGIFGFGKGKLDNFNTYLRIFYQSGRRYTPYYATGDTLLNGKPVYVPDLRNRYSKVGKPWFWVDFTFEKYLKFGGLEFTLLVEVTNLFNNKNSQIINPVTGRAYEYGDPTPVDWNDPLYPELQAPVDPFPFNPARYLPQRNIKLGLSVRF, encoded by the coding sequence ATGAACTGGCTAAAATTTCTTTTGCTATTACTTTTAATACAATCTCAACTTTTAACTCAACAAGAGAAAGGTAAAATAATTGGGAGAATCGTTGATGCAAAAACTGGTGAAGGTCTGCCAGCAGTAAATATTCTTGTAAAAGGGACTTATTACGGAGCAGCAAGCGACTTTGATGGAAGATTTGAAATAAAAAATGTCAATCCAGGGACTTATACGATTGAAATCTCAATAATCGGCTATAAAAAAGTCACGATAACTGGCGTAAAAGTTAAACCCGGTGAAGTCACCGACTTAAAAACGATAAAAATGGAGGAAACCGTCTTAACACTTGAACAGGAAGTAGTTGTTATAGGTGAAAGACCTCTTTTTAACATTGAAGAGACACAATCAAGAAGGACATTAACAGCTGAAGATATTCAAATCGCACCCGTCCAAAATGTTAAAGATATAGTCACGCTTCAGGTCGGTGTTGTATATAGTGACGAGGGAGTTCATATACGAGGTGGGAGAAGCTATGAGAGTTCATATCTTGTTGATGGTGTATCAGTCCAGGACCCGCTCGCTGGAACTGGTTTCGGATTGCAACTTAGCCCAGATGTAATTGAAGAAATTGAAGTCATAACCGGTGGGTTTAATGCAGAGTATGGACAGGCAACATCAGGTGTAATAAGAGTTAGAACGAAAGAAGGTAGCGAGAGATTTCAAGGAAAATTCTCCTACAAATTTGACCATTTTGGCTTAAACAACAATTCACCTTCAAATTTCAATACAGATATCTTTGAATTTAACCTAAGCGGTCCATTCCCACTTAAAAAAATTCTTCCTCTTTCTGGAACATTGACTTTTCTTCTAAACGGCAGTGCTAGATATTCAGATGGCTATACATATGGAAGAACTGGGAAAAGACCGGGTCGGCTTTATTCATCATTATTTTCTGAAATGCTCGGGAAAAATTACACTTCAAGATTATCACCACGAGCGGAAAACACATATATGGGACTGTTCAAATTAACCTGGAAGCCATCGCCAACCTTTAAGTTAAATTATTCATTTAGTTTATCAGCAAGCGTCAATCAAAACACAAGATCGCTCCAAATCACGCTTGAATATGTTGAACCAGGTCCGGGTTACCAATACAACTTCCAAAACATATTGCAAAACGCCAATGTCTATTCACATATAAACTTGAACCAGCAAATTGGAATAACTCATACATTGAGTGAGAAAACATTTTACGAGCTTAATTTCAGCCGTTACTTTACGAGATTGAGAAGTGACGCAAACGGACTTGATTGGCGAAAGTATAAAGAGCCACGCGATGTCCCCCAGCTTCCACCTTATTATTACAACACGGAAAGTGATACGATAAGGTTAATTCCAGGAGATGGTTTCTATGATACTGGGAATCCTTCAACTTGGCATGACCATTCCGCTGTTGAATACACAATCAAAGGTGACTTAACTCACTTTTTCAGTGAGAGAAACAAGTTCAAAACCGGCTTTGAAATGACATTCCAAAGGTTAAGATTTGTTGATATTTATCAACCGTGGGTTCCACCCATGGGGTTCAACAACGATATGTATGAAGTAAGCCCTGCCTTTGGTGCTTTTTACGCACAGGACAACATAACCTTTAGCGGTATGATTTTAAATTTTGGTTTGAGGTTTGATTACTGGTTTCCAGGAAAATTTGTTGATGATGCTGTAAAAAATCCCGAAGTGGTAACGATTTCAGATGAAGCGCGAGAAAGATACTTCCGCGAGACATACAGCTTCTTCGGTCGCAGATGGAAAGGTCGTCTAAGCCCACGCCTTGGAATTTCACATCCGATATCAGACAATCAAACCTTGTTTTTCTCTTATGGTCATTTTTCAAAAAGACCAAGACCACAATTTGTATATGCAAAACTCAACCCGGTCACCGCTAAATCAACATTCCAAAAGTTTGGAAACCCAAATCTCAACCCTGAGACAACCGTCGCCTATGAACTCGGCTTGCGAAATCAACTCAGTGAAAATGATGTCTTAACGATAACAGCATACTACAAAGATATATTTGACTATGTCACAACAAAACAAGCGAGGATAACGGTTGCAGGACAACTTGGGAGAAGCTACATCACATATGTAAATCTTGACTACGCAAGAAGTAGAGGTCTTGAAATTGAATACAAAAAGAGAATCGGTCGTTGGCTTAGAGCTACTTTAAGCGCTTCATATTCAATCACAACTGGGAAAAGTTCCTCCCCCGATGAAGGCGTTCTTGCAATAAGAGGTGAAATATATGAAAGCATCAAGGAAACATATCTTGTCTGGGACAGACCGATTCAGGCTTCCGCCATTTTAAACTTTTTCGCCCAAAAAGGGAAAGGAATTTTCGGCTTCGGGAAAGGAAAACTTGACAACTTCAATACGTATCTTAGAATCTTCTATCAATCGGGCAGAAGATACACACCGTATTATGCAACTGGTGACACGCTTTTAAATGGAAAGCCCGTCTATGTCCCTGATTTAAGGAACAGGTATAGCAAAGTTGGAAAACCGTGGTTTTGGGTTGATTTCACATTTGAAAAATATCTCAAATTCGGTGGACTTGAATTCACGCTACTTGTTGAGGTAACGAACCTTTTCAATAACAAGAACTCCCAAATCATAAATCCTGTCACAGGAAGAGCTTATGAATATGGCGACCCGACCCCAGTTGATTGGAACGACCCGCTTTACCCAGAGCTTCAAGCACCTGTTGATCCGTTCCCATTTAACCCAGCAAGATATCTGCCACAAAGAAATATAAAACTTGGTTTGTCAGTCAGATTTTGA
- a CDS encoding T9SS type A sorting domain-containing protein, giving the protein MTEIVVDSLRIIASNRPIYPAVVVKTGDVGNKPNGTQSAEKWESMLVEFRNVSVTDIDPDRNGGSFREFVVDDGTGPCRVNDDGAYTYSVYPADTSLGFRLLQVGNKISYLRGIFYFSFANYKLEPRRDDDFGTITKVALFYNPSIPEKFELMQNYPNPFNPSTYIEYKLPERTHVSLKVFDVLGREVATLVDEVQEAGSYRIRFENKEISSGVYFYVLRAGKFVDVKKMMLLK; this is encoded by the coding sequence GTGACAGAAATTGTAGTTGACAGTTTAAGAATTATCGCAAGCAACAGACCAATTTATCCAGCTGTTGTTGTAAAGACAGGTGATGTTGGGAATAAACCGAATGGGACACAAAGTGCGGAGAAATGGGAAAGTATGTTGGTTGAATTCAGAAATGTCAGCGTGACAGATATTGACCCCGATAGAAACGGTGGCTCGTTCCGAGAATTCGTCGTTGATGATGGAACCGGTCCCTGTAGGGTAAATGATGACGGTGCTTACACATATAGCGTTTATCCGGCTGACACTTCGCTCGGATTTAGATTACTGCAGGTTGGAAATAAGATAAGCTACTTAAGAGGCATATTTTACTTCTCATTTGCCAATTATAAGCTTGAACCGAGACGAGACGATGATTTTGGAACGATAACAAAAGTCGCCCTCTTTTATAATCCGAGCATCCCTGAAAAATTTGAGCTAATGCAAAATTATCCAAACCCATTTAATCCATCAACTTACATTGAATATAAACTGCCTGAAAGAACACATGTCAGCTTGAAGGTCTTTGATGTCCTCGGGAGGGAGGTTGCTACACTTGTTGATGAAGTTCAAGAAGCCGGCTCTTACAGAATTAGATTTGAAAACAAGGAGATCTCAAGCGGTGTCTATTTCTATGTCTTAAGGGCTGGCAAGTTCGTTGATGTCAAAAAGATGATGCTTTTGAAGTGA